In Zingiber officinale cultivar Zhangliang chromosome 11B, Zo_v1.1, whole genome shotgun sequence, a single window of DNA contains:
- the LOC122034916 gene encoding oligopeptide transporter 5-like, whose amino-acid sequence MPGINILTEIVIGYIMPGNPLASVVFKTYGCTSMGQAINFLSDFKLGHYMKIPPRSMFIAQLAGSVIANASYFGTAWWLLSDVPHICETNLLPKGSPWTCPSDTVFFSSSVIWGVVGPRRMFGPDSIYSGLNYFFLLGLFAPATVYLFHRLFLEKKWIRLINFPVIFAAAGYIPLVKTVNFNCWFIVGFVFNYWVLKHHKQWWGRYAYVLSAALDADTSFMAVIAFFTLGNYNINSVNWWGGVTDDYCQLAKCPTELGAYIPKGCPELQ is encoded by the exons ATGCCTGGGATCAACATACTAACAGAGATAGTGATTGGCTACATAATGCCGGGGAATCCATTGGCGAGTGTGGTGTTCAAAACCTACGGTTGCACGAGTATGGGTCAAGCCATCAACTTTCTGTCCGATTTCAAGCTCGGTCACTACATGAAGATTCCTCCTAGATCCATGTTCATCGCACAG TTAGCGGGTTCGGTGATCGCCAACGCGAGCTACTTCGGCACAGCGTGGTGGTTGCTCTCCGACGTCCCCCACATTTGTGAGACCAACTTGCTGCCGAAGGGCTCCCCGTGGACGTGCCCTAGCGACACTGTGTTCTTCAGCTCCTCTGTTATATGGGGCGTGGTTGGGCCTCGTCGGATGTTCGGCCCCGACTCCATCTACTCTGGCCTtaactacttcttcctccttggccTCTTCGCCCCCGCCACCGTCTACCTCTTCCACCGTCTCTTCCTGGAGAAGAAATGGATTCGACTCATCAACTTCCCCGTCATCTTCGCGGCCGCCGGCTACATTCCCCTAGTCAAGACCGTTAACTTCAACTGTTGGTTCATTGTCGGCTTTGTCTTCAACTATTGGGTGCTCAAGCACCACAAGCAGTGGTGGGGCCGCTACGCCTATGTGCTGTCTGCCGCCCTCGACGCCGACACAAGCTTCATGGCCGTCATCGCCTTCTTCACCCTCGGGAACTATAATATCAACTCCGTCAATTGGTGGGGAGGCGTCACTGATGACTACTGTCAGCTCGCTAAATGCCCTACTGAGCTCGGTGCCTACATCCCCAAGGGTTGTCCTGAACTCCAATGA